A single region of the Drosophila takahashii strain IR98-3 E-12201 chromosome 2R, DtakHiC1v2, whole genome shotgun sequence genome encodes:
- the mim gene encoding protein MTSS 2 isoform X19, which produces MDLSLERDSSALGSLFQQIINDMKNTSPLWEDFVAKAGKLHTCLRAAIQAIAAYLDAFQKIADAATNSRGASKEIGTALTRVCLRHKAVETRLKTFTSAIMDCLVQPLQDKIEDWKRTVATIDKDHAKEYKRCRSELKKRSSDTLRLQKKARKGQTDGLQSLMDSHMQDVTLRRAELEDVEKKSLRAAMVEERLRYCSFVHMLQPVVHEECEVMSELGHLQEAMQSIALVTKEPSVLPQASEELIHDAKASINLYPESPGGGSGSQGGGCSNSLGSRKSSVCSISSMNSSGSSNSPGHHHYPRSLSQASNATNQTANVSTWPPHSQDVVDTLPPTADRPHTISTAYEKGHQRPPLTVYTFQNPETIHESGSCLNNGSAAPNGQPASGQATPATQKSPAASLSRPPLPVRCSSLERPLSAQSNHRQGSGSNLLQRQCPSPIPAHITKELSAAHHAQQQQQQNQQPQTPPTYVNMSELATMAALKLTNQQQQPQQKPSPPPLQQQSSIDSIGSQHSNDSSGSHQLLQQQQHHQPLNHHSATATRSHSISSTASSLHSHPSIDSTVACGSLVGQPNHSTSTNTNTTSPSSGSSTPQNHYSPLLTNSPTSTAAGTPSGSSLGGPGSSLGFVYQVSSPTPPSSEVLKITEQAAAGQDQGTVAEETDERSRASVLQKASMFEKAAAAAAVSPPAPNQVAPAVASPAAGGRRSEAEQQEMGGAAGGGSTRIARRSSINQAKPPPPVRRSSSVTPSPNASVGTFRTSSPAAGGGGGGGGIYAQPKLVSSMSSFRTSSPSPNGHAHPLPPTQPKTNPNLIAQLNARLSGKQQQQVEGIYGNQQAPGGESIYMRSGLSTMSQPPQQQHYDDYATSTNIEKTGSIRAKTKAEFLENLNAKLAKQGMSGRAFAVRNLINSKALPDPRICHESLMDQIKRGATLKRNQKINDRSAPKIH; this is translated from the exons ATGGATCTAAGTCTGGAACGCGATAGCTCCGCGCTGGGTAGTCTCTTCCAGCAGATTATCAATGACATGAAG AATACTTCGCCACTGTGGGAGGATTTTGTGGCTAAAGCCGGAAAACTGCACACATGCTTGAG GGCCGCCATCCAGGCGATCGCCGCCTATTTGGATGCCTTCCAAAAGATAGCCGATGCGGCGACCAATTCAAGAG GAGCCTCCAAGGAGATCGGCACCGCCCTGACCCGCGTCTGCCTGCGCCACAAGGCGGTGGAGACGCGCCTGAAGACCTTCACCAGCGCCATCATGGATTGCCTGGTGCAGCCGCTGCAGGACAAGATCGAGGACTGGAAGCGCACGGTGGCCACCATCGACAAGGACCATGCCAAAGAATACAAGCGGTGTCGCAGCGAGCTGAAGAAGCGTTCCAGCGACACGCTGCGCCTGCAGAAGAAGGCTCGCAAGGGTCAGACGGACGGGCTGCAGTCGCTAATGGACTCCCACATGCAGGACGTGACCCTGCGCCGCGCCGAGCTGGAGGACGTGGAGAAGAAGTCCCTGAGGGCGGCCATGGTGGAGGAGCGGCTGCGCTACTGCAGCTTCGTTCACATGCTCCAGCCGGTGGTGCACGAGGAGTGCGAGGTCATGTCGGAGTTGGGTCATCTTCAG GAGGCCATGCAGTCGATTGCCCTGGTAACCAAGGAGCCCAGTGTCCTGCCCCAGGCCTCCGAGGAGCTCATCCACGACGCCAAGGCCAGCATTAATCTGTATCCGGAGTCCCCGGGCGGCGGTTCCGGCTCGCAGGGCGGTGGCTGCTCCAATTCGCTGGGTTCGCGAAAGAGCTCCGTCTGCTCCATCAGCAGCATGAACAGCAGTGGCTCCAGCAACTCGCCGGGTCACCATCACTATCCTCGCTCTCTGTCGCAG GCTTCGAATGCAACGAATCAGACGGCAAATGTCTCCACCTGGCCCCCACATTCCCAGGACGTTGTGGACACCCTGCCACCGACCGCCGACCGTCCGCACACTATCTCGACGGCCTACGAGAAGGGTCACCAGCGTCCGCCGCTGACCGTCTACACGTTCCAGAACCCGGAGACCATTCACGAGTCGGGAAGCTGCCTCAACAACGGATCCGCTGCCCCGAATGGTCAGCCCGCCTCGGGACAGGCCACGCCGGCCACCCAGAAGTCTCCGGCTGCCTCACTAAGTCGGCCCCCTTTGCCAGTT CGCTGTTCTTCGCTGGAGCGACCGCTCTCGGCCCAGAGTAACCACCGCCAGGGAAGCGGGAGCAACCTGCTGCAGCGCCAGTGCCCCTCACCGATTCCGGCTCATATCACGAAAG AGCTGTCCGCAGCGCACCatgcacagcagcagcagcagcaaaaccaGCAGCCCCAGACGCCGCCCACCTATGTGAACATGTCCGAGTTGGCCACCATGGCGGCCTTGAAGCTGAccaaccagcagcagcagccgcagcagaaGCCCTCGCCACCGCCTCTGCAACAGCAGAGCTCCATTGACTCCATAGGATCGCAGCATTCCAACGACTCCTCCGGCTCCCATCAgctcctccagcagcagcagcatcatcagCCGCTGAATCATCACTCAGCCACCGCCACACGCTCCCATTCCATATCCTCGACGGCCTCGTCACTGCACTCGCATCCGTCGATCGACTCCACCGTCGCTTGCGGCTCGCTGGTGGGCCAGCCCAACCACAGCACCAGCACCAACACGAACACCACCTCGCCGTCCAGTGGCAGCTCGACGCCACAGAATCATTACTCGCCCCTGCTAACCAACTCCCCCACGTCCACAGCGGCAGGTACTCCCAGCGGCAGCAGTCTAGGTGGTCCTGGATCATCGCTGGGATTCGTTTACCAGGTCAGCTCACCGACGCCGCCTTCTAGTGAGGTGCTGAAGATCACCGAGCAGGCGGCAGCTGGACAGGATCAGGGAACGGTAGCAGAGGAGACGGATGAGCGGTCGCGAGCCTCCGTTCTGCAGAAGGCCTCGATGTTTGAGaaggcggcagcagcggcagcggtcTCGCCACCGGCTCCCAATCAGGTGGCTCCGGCAGTAGCTTCTCCAGCTGCCGGAGGACGACGATCCGAGGCGGAGCAACAGGAAATGG gaggagcagcgggCGGTGGCTCCACGCGCATCGCACGTCGTTCGTCCATCAATCAGGCCAAGCCACCGCCGCCAGTGAGACGCAGCTCGTCGGTGACCCCCAGTCCCAATGCCTCGGTGGGG ACGTTCCGCACTTCATCACCAGCCGCTGGCGGAGGAGGGGGTGGCGGCGGCATTTACGCCCAGCCCAAACTGGTCAGCAGCATGTCCAGCTTCCGCACCAGCAGCCCCAGTCCCAATGGACATGCTCACCCACTGCCACCGACACAGCCAAAGACGAATCCGAATCTAATTGCACAGCTCAATGCACGACTCAGCggcaaacagcagcagcaggttgAGGGGATCTATGGAAACCAGCAGGCGCCCGGAGGAGAGTCCATCTACATGCGGAGTGGCCTGTCCACCATGTCGCAGCcgccacagcagcaacactatGACG
- the mim gene encoding uncharacterized protein mim isoform X17, translating to MDLSLERDSSALGSLFQQIINDMKNTSPLWEDFVAKAGKLHTCLRAAIQAIAAYLDAFQKIADAATNSRGASKEIGTALTRVCLRHKAVETRLKTFTSAIMDCLVQPLQDKIEDWKRTVATIDKDHAKEYKRCRSELKKRSSDTLRLQKKARKGQTDGLQSLMDSHMQDVTLRRAELEDVEKKSLRAAMVEERLRYCSFVHMLQPVVHEECEVMSELGHLQEAMQSIALVTKEPSVLPQASEELIHDAKASINLYPESPGGGSGSQGGGCSNSLGSRKSSVCSISSMNSSGSSNSPGHHHYPRSLSQFVTPAIRLKPGESSDSGFCSSPALTTQASNATNQTANVSTWPPHSQDVVDTLPPTADRPHTISTAYEKGHQRPPLTVYTFQNPETIHESGSCLNNGSAAPNGQPASGQATPATQKSPAASLSRPPLPVRCSSLERPLSAQSNHRQGSGSNLLQRQCPSPIPAHITKELSAAHHAQQQQQQNQQPQTPPTYVNMSELATMAALKLTNQQQQPQQKPSPPPLQQQSSIDSIGSQHSNDSSGSHQLLQQQQHHQPLNHHSATATRSHSISSTASSLHSHPSIDSTVACGSLVGQPNHSTSTNTNTTSPSSGSSTPQNHYSPLLTNSPTSTAAGTPSGSSLGGPGSSLGFVYQVSSPTPPSSEVLKITEQAAAGQDQGTVAEETDERSRASVLQKASMFEKAAAAAAVSPPAPNQVAPAVASPAAGGRRSEAEQQEMGGAAGGGSTRIARRSSINQAKPPPPVRRSSSVTPSPNASVGTFRTSSPAAGGGGGGGGIYAQPKLVSSMSSFRTSSPSPNGHAHPLPPTQPKTNPNLIAQLNARLSGKQQQQVEGIYGNQQAPGGESIYMRSGLSTMSQPPQQQHYDDYATSTNIEKTGSIRAKTKAEFLENLNAKLAKQGMSGRAFAVRNLINSKALPDPRICHESLMDQIKRGATLKRNQKINDRSAPKIH from the exons ATGGATCTAAGTCTGGAACGCGATAGCTCCGCGCTGGGTAGTCTCTTCCAGCAGATTATCAATGACATGAAG AATACTTCGCCACTGTGGGAGGATTTTGTGGCTAAAGCCGGAAAACTGCACACATGCTTGAG GGCCGCCATCCAGGCGATCGCCGCCTATTTGGATGCCTTCCAAAAGATAGCCGATGCGGCGACCAATTCAAGAG GAGCCTCCAAGGAGATCGGCACCGCCCTGACCCGCGTCTGCCTGCGCCACAAGGCGGTGGAGACGCGCCTGAAGACCTTCACCAGCGCCATCATGGATTGCCTGGTGCAGCCGCTGCAGGACAAGATCGAGGACTGGAAGCGCACGGTGGCCACCATCGACAAGGACCATGCCAAAGAATACAAGCGGTGTCGCAGCGAGCTGAAGAAGCGTTCCAGCGACACGCTGCGCCTGCAGAAGAAGGCTCGCAAGGGTCAGACGGACGGGCTGCAGTCGCTAATGGACTCCCACATGCAGGACGTGACCCTGCGCCGCGCCGAGCTGGAGGACGTGGAGAAGAAGTCCCTGAGGGCGGCCATGGTGGAGGAGCGGCTGCGCTACTGCAGCTTCGTTCACATGCTCCAGCCGGTGGTGCACGAGGAGTGCGAGGTCATGTCGGAGTTGGGTCATCTTCAG GAGGCCATGCAGTCGATTGCCCTGGTAACCAAGGAGCCCAGTGTCCTGCCCCAGGCCTCCGAGGAGCTCATCCACGACGCCAAGGCCAGCATTAATCTGTATCCGGAGTCCCCGGGCGGCGGTTCCGGCTCGCAGGGCGGTGGCTGCTCCAATTCGCTGGGTTCGCGAAAGAGCTCCGTCTGCTCCATCAGCAGCATGAACAGCAGTGGCTCCAGCAACTCGCCGGGTCACCATCACTATCCTCGCTCTCTGTCGCAG TTTGTAACGCCCGCAATTCGCTTGAAACCTGGTGAATCCAGTGATAGTGGCTTTTGCTCATCGCCAGCTCTAACAACACAG GCTTCGAATGCAACGAATCAGACGGCAAATGTCTCCACCTGGCCCCCACATTCCCAGGACGTTGTGGACACCCTGCCACCGACCGCCGACCGTCCGCACACTATCTCGACGGCCTACGAGAAGGGTCACCAGCGTCCGCCGCTGACCGTCTACACGTTCCAGAACCCGGAGACCATTCACGAGTCGGGAAGCTGCCTCAACAACGGATCCGCTGCCCCGAATGGTCAGCCCGCCTCGGGACAGGCCACGCCGGCCACCCAGAAGTCTCCGGCTGCCTCACTAAGTCGGCCCCCTTTGCCAGTT CGCTGTTCTTCGCTGGAGCGACCGCTCTCGGCCCAGAGTAACCACCGCCAGGGAAGCGGGAGCAACCTGCTGCAGCGCCAGTGCCCCTCACCGATTCCGGCTCATATCACGAAAG AGCTGTCCGCAGCGCACCatgcacagcagcagcagcagcaaaaccaGCAGCCCCAGACGCCGCCCACCTATGTGAACATGTCCGAGTTGGCCACCATGGCGGCCTTGAAGCTGAccaaccagcagcagcagccgcagcagaaGCCCTCGCCACCGCCTCTGCAACAGCAGAGCTCCATTGACTCCATAGGATCGCAGCATTCCAACGACTCCTCCGGCTCCCATCAgctcctccagcagcagcagcatcatcagCCGCTGAATCATCACTCAGCCACCGCCACACGCTCCCATTCCATATCCTCGACGGCCTCGTCACTGCACTCGCATCCGTCGATCGACTCCACCGTCGCTTGCGGCTCGCTGGTGGGCCAGCCCAACCACAGCACCAGCACCAACACGAACACCACCTCGCCGTCCAGTGGCAGCTCGACGCCACAGAATCATTACTCGCCCCTGCTAACCAACTCCCCCACGTCCACAGCGGCAGGTACTCCCAGCGGCAGCAGTCTAGGTGGTCCTGGATCATCGCTGGGATTCGTTTACCAGGTCAGCTCACCGACGCCGCCTTCTAGTGAGGTGCTGAAGATCACCGAGCAGGCGGCAGCTGGACAGGATCAGGGAACGGTAGCAGAGGAGACGGATGAGCGGTCGCGAGCCTCCGTTCTGCAGAAGGCCTCGATGTTTGAGaaggcggcagcagcggcagcggtcTCGCCACCGGCTCCCAATCAGGTGGCTCCGGCAGTAGCTTCTCCAGCTGCCGGAGGACGACGATCCGAGGCGGAGCAACAGGAAATGG gaggagcagcgggCGGTGGCTCCACGCGCATCGCACGTCGTTCGTCCATCAATCAGGCCAAGCCACCGCCGCCAGTGAGACGCAGCTCGTCGGTGACCCCCAGTCCCAATGCCTCGGTGGGG ACGTTCCGCACTTCATCACCAGCCGCTGGCGGAGGAGGGGGTGGCGGCGGCATTTACGCCCAGCCCAAACTGGTCAGCAGCATGTCCAGCTTCCGCACCAGCAGCCCCAGTCCCAATGGACATGCTCACCCACTGCCACCGACACAGCCAAAGACGAATCCGAATCTAATTGCACAGCTCAATGCACGACTCAGCggcaaacagcagcagcaggttgAGGGGATCTATGGAAACCAGCAGGCGCCCGGAGGAGAGTCCATCTACATGCGGAGTGGCCTGTCCACCATGTCGCAGCcgccacagcagcaacactatGACG
- the mim gene encoding uncharacterized protein mim isoform X16, giving the protein MDLSLERDSSALGSLFQQIINDMKNTSPLWEDFVAKAGKLHTCLRAAIQAIAAYLDAFQKIADAATNSRGASKEIGTALTRVCLRHKAVETRLKTFTSAIMDCLVQPLQDKIEDWKRTVATIDKDHAKEYKRCRSELKKRSSDTLRLQKKARKGQTDGLQSLMDSHMQDVTLRRAELEDVEKKSLRAAMVEERLRYCSFVHMLQPVVHEECEVMSELGHLQEAMQSIALVTKEPSVLPQASEELIHDAKASINLYPESPGGGSGSQGGGCSNSLGSRKSSVCSISSMNSSGSSNSPGHHHYPRSLSQFVTPAIRLKPGESSDSGFCSSPALTTQASNATNQTANVSTWPPHSQDVVDTLPPTADRPHTISTAYEKGHQRPPLTVYTFQNPETIHESGSCLNNGSAAPNGQPASGQATPATQKSPAASLSRPPLPVRCSSLERPLSAQSNHRQGSGSNLLQRQCPSPIPAHITKGGAAGGGSTRIARRSSINQAKPPPPVRRSSSVTPSPNASVGLQHQQQQEHHQLSSSSEHLPPPPAFMLDAMPQMPQVPQMPSSALKVSETVRALAAMRHQPASPVSLRRMQQQQQQQQQQQQPLLQSVHHQSPLNDDPTVYYDSYLDLHAYAQQMTSQQQRFNHHQQQQQQNLYLPPVYQAPPPADATFRTSSPAAGGGGGGGGIYAQPKLVSSMSSFRTSSPSPNGHAHPLPPTQPKTNPNLIAQLNARLSGKQQQQVEGIYGNQQAPGGESIYMRSGLSTMSQPPQQQHYDAAAQSPNMRHAHSHQQYQQPQQQHYTCPPPLEDPPPPPIYAAGASATMPKKMARPPTGQNATLPKNMMQQQQRLQQQQQQHQQQYQQPAGLGIGNGNGHLGQRPQLPLPQQKLRAAQQQLLAEQQQHQLQQQQQQRQPPIPSRHSSVQQKIFVSTNPFIQTTAVKFHSPSASPTCGSPVTGSGSGSLASIYATTSRSGHHHQQQQHAHQQQQQHYYRDVAGGNSNGGAAYYNHNAHAHSQAHHSNYATSTNIEKTGSIRAKTKAEFLENLNAKLAKQGMSGRAFAVRNLINSKALMYQNPQKLSRPSAQYRRPPTYPNTSTTTNATCEDQC; this is encoded by the exons ATGGATCTAAGTCTGGAACGCGATAGCTCCGCGCTGGGTAGTCTCTTCCAGCAGATTATCAATGACATGAAG AATACTTCGCCACTGTGGGAGGATTTTGTGGCTAAAGCCGGAAAACTGCACACATGCTTGAG GGCCGCCATCCAGGCGATCGCCGCCTATTTGGATGCCTTCCAAAAGATAGCCGATGCGGCGACCAATTCAAGAG GAGCCTCCAAGGAGATCGGCACCGCCCTGACCCGCGTCTGCCTGCGCCACAAGGCGGTGGAGACGCGCCTGAAGACCTTCACCAGCGCCATCATGGATTGCCTGGTGCAGCCGCTGCAGGACAAGATCGAGGACTGGAAGCGCACGGTGGCCACCATCGACAAGGACCATGCCAAAGAATACAAGCGGTGTCGCAGCGAGCTGAAGAAGCGTTCCAGCGACACGCTGCGCCTGCAGAAGAAGGCTCGCAAGGGTCAGACGGACGGGCTGCAGTCGCTAATGGACTCCCACATGCAGGACGTGACCCTGCGCCGCGCCGAGCTGGAGGACGTGGAGAAGAAGTCCCTGAGGGCGGCCATGGTGGAGGAGCGGCTGCGCTACTGCAGCTTCGTTCACATGCTCCAGCCGGTGGTGCACGAGGAGTGCGAGGTCATGTCGGAGTTGGGTCATCTTCAG GAGGCCATGCAGTCGATTGCCCTGGTAACCAAGGAGCCCAGTGTCCTGCCCCAGGCCTCCGAGGAGCTCATCCACGACGCCAAGGCCAGCATTAATCTGTATCCGGAGTCCCCGGGCGGCGGTTCCGGCTCGCAGGGCGGTGGCTGCTCCAATTCGCTGGGTTCGCGAAAGAGCTCCGTCTGCTCCATCAGCAGCATGAACAGCAGTGGCTCCAGCAACTCGCCGGGTCACCATCACTATCCTCGCTCTCTGTCGCAG TTTGTAACGCCCGCAATTCGCTTGAAACCTGGTGAATCCAGTGATAGTGGCTTTTGCTCATCGCCAGCTCTAACAACACAG GCTTCGAATGCAACGAATCAGACGGCAAATGTCTCCACCTGGCCCCCACATTCCCAGGACGTTGTGGACACCCTGCCACCGACCGCCGACCGTCCGCACACTATCTCGACGGCCTACGAGAAGGGTCACCAGCGTCCGCCGCTGACCGTCTACACGTTCCAGAACCCGGAGACCATTCACGAGTCGGGAAGCTGCCTCAACAACGGATCCGCTGCCCCGAATGGTCAGCCCGCCTCGGGACAGGCCACGCCGGCCACCCAGAAGTCTCCGGCTGCCTCACTAAGTCGGCCCCCTTTGCCAGTT CGCTGTTCTTCGCTGGAGCGACCGCTCTCGGCCCAGAGTAACCACCGCCAGGGAAGCGGGAGCAACCTGCTGCAGCGCCAGTGCCCCTCACCGATTCCGGCTCATATCACGAAAG gaggagcagcgggCGGTGGCTCCACGCGCATCGCACGTCGTTCGTCCATCAATCAGGCCAAGCCACCGCCGCCAGTGAGACGCAGCTCGTCGGTGACCCCCAGTCCCAATGCCTCGGTGGGG CTGCAgcaccaacagcaacaagaacACCACCAGCTAAGCAGCTCCAGCGAGCACTTACCGCCGCCGCCGGCATTCATGCTAGACGCCATGCCCCAAATGCCCCAGGTGCCCCAGATGCCCAGCTCGGCGCTGAAGGTATCGGAGACGGTAAGAGCCCTGGCAGCCATGCGGCACCAACCGGCATCGCCTGTGTCGCTCAGACgcatgcaacagcagcagcagcaacagcagcagcaacagcaacctcTATTGCAG TCTGTGCACCACCAATCCCCCCTGAACGATGACCCGACCGTCTACTACGACTCCTACTTGGATCTGCACGCCTATGCCCAGCAGATGACCAGCCAGCAACAACGCTTtaaccaccaccagcagcagcagcagcaaaatctTTATCTACCGCCTGTTTACCAAGCTCCGCCGCCAGCCGATGCC ACGTTCCGCACTTCATCACCAGCCGCTGGCGGAGGAGGGGGTGGCGGCGGCATTTACGCCCAGCCCAAACTGGTCAGCAGCATGTCCAGCTTCCGCACCAGCAGCCCCAGTCCCAATGGACATGCTCACCCACTGCCACCGACACAGCCAAAGACGAATCCGAATCTAATTGCACAGCTCAATGCACGACTCAGCggcaaacagcagcagcaggttgAGGGGATCTATGGAAACCAGCAGGCGCCCGGAGGAGAGTCCATCTACATGCGGAGTGGCCTGTCCACCATGTCGCAGCcgccacagcagcaacactatGACG CAGCTGCTCAATCGCCGAACATGAGACATGCCCATTCCCATCAGCAATatcagcagccgcagcagcagcactacACCTGTCCGCCTCCGCTGGAGGAtccgccaccgccgcccatTTACGCCGCCGGTGCCTCGGCCACGATGCCCAAGAAGATGGCCCGCCCGCCCACTGGCCAGAATGCCACGCTGCCCAAGAACatgatgcagcagcagcaacgattgcagcaacagcagcagcaacatcagcagcaataTCAACAGCCGGCAGGTTTGGGCATTGGCAACGGCAATGGTCACTTGGGTCAGCGTCCGCAGTTGCCGCTGCCCCAGCAGAAACTTCGCGCGGCACAGCAGCAACTCTTGGccgaacagcagcaacatcagctgcagcagcaacaacagcaacgccAGCCACCCATACCTTCGCGTCACTCGAGTGTGCAGCAAAAGATATTCGTCTCGACGAATCCATTCATACAGACAACGGCCGTCAAATTTCACTCGCCCTCAGCCTCGCCCACTTGCGGCTCGCCGGTGACTGGATCTGGATCAGGGTCCTTGGCCAGCATTTATGCCACAACCTCGCGTAGCGGCCAccatcaccagcagcagcaacatgctcaccagcagcagcagcaacactatTATCGCGATGTTGCTGGGGGCAACAGCAATGGCGGCGCTGCCTACTATAATCACAATGCCCATGCCCATTCCCAGGCACATCACTCAA